The genomic DNA TTGTAAAAAATCTAACTCTACAGGAGTCGGACGGCCAAAAATGCTGACCATGACTTTCAATCTCTTCTTGTCTTCATTGATTTCCTGAACGATTCCTCTGAAATCGATAAACGGTCCATCAGCTACCTTGACCGGATCGCCCAACTTGAACGGAATCGCAAGTACTTCCCGTCCGTCTTTCTTCTCGACTTCGCCTAAAACCCGCTTCACCTCTTCTGGTTTTAGTGGAATCGGCTTCCCTGACGCGCCAGCAAAACTCATGACACCGGGGACATTTTCGACAAGATACTGAGATTCTTTGGTTATCTCCATTTTCACCAACACATAACCGGGAAAAAATACTTTATTTCGCACGCGCTTTTTCCCTTCGCGCATCTCCATAATATTCTCTGACGGAACGAGAACATCCTCGATGTATTTCTGCATATCGGCGTGTTCGGCTTCGTGCATGATTGCCTCTCGGATCTTTTTTTCCTTACCGGAAAATATTTTTAATACATACCATTC from Candidatus Marinimicrobia bacterium CG08_land_8_20_14_0_20_45_22 includes the following:
- a CDS encoding transcription termination/antitermination factor NusG; the protein is MEWYVLKIFSGKEKKIREAIMHEAEHADMQKYIEDVLVPSENIMEMREGKKRVRNKVFFPGYVLVKMEITKESQYLVENVPGVMSFAGASGKPIPLKPEEVKRVLGEVEKKDGREVLAIPFKLGDPVKVADGPFIDFRGIVQEINEDKKRLKVMVSIFGRPTPVELDFLQVELEK